Genomic DNA from Garra rufa chromosome 18, GarRuf1.0, whole genome shotgun sequence:
TACAAAGGCGTTTGcaaattaaactttttaaacaaattaaacacaTATGTTTGTTTAGTTAAATGTATGATACTTGCATTGCCTTGGTCGTTGACGAGTGTTTGGATGTAGTCTTAGATGAAAGTCTTGATGGTTTCAAGGTTTTGGACTTGGGATCACATTTTTATGGGTTTAAGGAGCGATGAATTTCAAAGGTGTCCTGGTTCTGTGGTGATTGGGAGTTTCTTTCAAGGTGGAAagtgaagaagaatgatgagctgagagagagagacctAGCTGAAATCCTGTGATCTTTGGGGAATGAAAAAACAAGGCTGCAGGGCCTGGCGCAGGCTTGGGGTTCTGGAGAGTTCTAGCTCATTTTCCTCATCTTCCTAGGAGTTTAAGGCCTCCCAGGCGCAGAAGCATCGACTCTGGGACTTATCAACCAGAAGATGGCAAGGTGATGAGACACGGGACTAAAAGAACTGAGAAAAGCCAGGAGAATTGAGGCGAGTCACTGTGTGAAGCCTTTATCTCTTTTGGGGGTTACAGTCAGGAGATAAAGGTAATTGGGAGGCCAGGGTAATTGATAATTGGGAGGCTAGAGAGCCAATGGTGACTTTTGCTTTTGGAGGGAAAGTTTACAACTCTTTGTCTGTAAGCATGGTATTTGCATATGTATTGGGATTGGTTGTTCATGCAAAAACTactaaatattcttaaaacactAATATGTTGCATAGGTATCAAAAGATAACATACACCTTTTAAATCATCAACAAATTCAATGAGACCAAACATCTTATTTGTGATGTTATACTACATAGTGAtcataacacatgcataaaaacattttacaatacaaaagacaaaataaatgaacAGTAATAATATACACAATGATCTGAGGATATGTGTGTTCGTtcacagaaagtttttttttttttaagaattaatgAAAGAAGTCAGTTCCCATGGCAGTATGTGTCCTTTTTAGAGTATTAGTTGGGGAAAGTTCTCTCCACATTCTTTTGAGTCGTAAAGTTTATTTGGTCTGGCAGAGGAGTCCTGGTTGCCATAGTAAGACCATTTGTAGACATTATGGCAGCCAGTGTTGTGGATTGGGTGAGGGGGGTCTGTGATCATTTGttaatctaataaaaaatatatatattatttggtAAATCTAATGAACAACTGTGTCTGATTGGTCCGGaccctacattgtttttttttcgagcaacaaagaatgtcggtttgtagagtaatttacaacagcttcagatgtggctcaaccaatcagaatcaaggaccaaaactgttttatacattttagttgaaactctttccacactgaggggatctgtcagccttctctctattgtgaattttaatgtgcctgttaagattttcttttagagtgaaactctttccacactgttggcagataaaaaggctctctctattgtggatattcatgtgcttgtcaaggtttcctcgtttactgaaactcttttcacattGATTGCATGTGTAAGGATTCTCTCCAGGGTGAACTCTCAGGTGGACTCTAAGGTTTCCAGGAttactgaaacttcttccacactgatGGCACGTGAAAGAGttatctcctgtgtgaattctcatgtgagttTCAAGGTTTacttttcgagtgaaactctttccacactgttggcagatgaaacgcttctctcctgtgtgaattttcatgtgaactttaaggtttgtattttgaatgaaactctttccacactgttggcagatgaaacgcctctctccagtgtgaattttcatgtggtctttaagggttccttgttgaatgaaactctttccacactgttggcagatgaaagacttctctcctgtgtgaattttcatgtggactttaaggtttgtattttgaatgaaactctttccacactgttggcagatgaaagatttctctccagtgtgaattttcatgtggactttaaggtttcctttgtgactgaaactctttccacactgttggcagatgaaacgcctctctccagtgtgaattttcttgtggacttgaaattctccttgttcattgaaactctttccacgctgttggcagatgaaagatttctcttctgtgtgaattttcatgtggactttaaggtttgtattttgaatgaaactctttccacactgttggcagatgaaaggcttctctccagtgtgaattttcatgtggactttaaggtttcctttgagactgaaactctttccacactgttggcagacgaaagatttctctcctgtgtgaattttcatgtggactttaaattctccttgttcactgaaactctttccacactgaaagcaagtgaaaaaaactcctagttcttgccttttgagctcttttttgtgtaaatgtattttctgactgtaaggaacaaaatgatGTTATGAAATTATGTTATGAaaacatgaagattctcaaactgatctttgtcttcagtttcattcagatcttctctctcctctttcagtgctgttgggcctaaggtgggaaaacaaagaaataaaagttaaccccagtttaatgccacaaagcaggtaacaccaaaacatgtagatactgtatgtaatgcatgtatgctagatctcatatcatggtgtccaaacctgatcatagtcggctggtgtcctatagagtttaagctggctgctatacaatttattcaatctaataatagtttaggaaacctagatatagactgatctcaattatgaCGTACCATTTTTTTCTTCTAGgggatcaaatgcaacaaatataagaaaggcaaggaaaatggacaaactccccactcaacggtaagatgaaaaattcatcacacaataattctttctgaggttttaATA
This window encodes:
- the LOC141291586 gene encoding uncharacterized protein; the protein is MKIHTGEKSFVCQQCGKSFSLKGNLKVHMKIHTGEKPFICQQCGKSFIQNTNLKVHMKIHTEEKSFICQQRGKSFNEQGEFQVHKKIHTGERRFICQQCGKSFSHKGNLKVHMKIHTGEKSFICQQCGKSFIQNTNLKVHMKIHTGEKSFICQQCGKSFIQQGTLKDHMKIHTGERRFICQQCGKSFIQNTNLKVHMKIHTGEKRFICQQCGKSFTRKVNLETHMRIHTGDNSFTCHQCGRSFSNPGNLRVHLRVHPGENPYTCNQCEKSFSKRGNLDKHMNIHNRESLFICQQCGKSFTLKENLNRHIKIHNREKADRSPQCGKSFN